The Gemmatimonadaceae bacterium nucleotide sequence CAGCAGTACGACTCGCGCGGCAACGTGATTCCGGGGACCGAGCCGCCACCCAAGATCGACAAGATCCCGAAGGAGCGGGCAACCGAGCGCGAGATGCCGCCGCCGCCCCCGCCGCGACCCGAGAATCTGCTGCAGATCGACGTGCCGCACTATCCGGGGAGAGAGGTCTACCTCGACCGGGCCGCGTTCTCGATCGGCCCCGACGAGATCATTCGGTACACGCTGGTCGCGACCGCGGCGAGCGGCCAGAAGCAGGTCACGTACGAGGGCGTGCGGTGCGGCCCCGACGAATGGCGGGGTTACTTCCTGGCGCGGCCCGATGGCGGTTGGACCAAGGACTTCACGGCCCAGTGGCAGCGGGTCAGCGACGCCGGGCCCGCGGCGATCCGCTACCTGCTGGCGAAGAGCTACTTCTGCACGCCCCAGGGCCGGCCGGTCGCGACGCTCGAAGACGTCTTCGACCGCCTGACCAGCTCTTCCGTGCTGAGGCGCGACCGCTAAGGCTGGACCGGCGCCCCCGGGGCCCCGGCCGTAGTCACTGCCGCTTGTAACCCCCGATCGGCAGGCTCGGCACCGCCGCGAACTGCGCCGGCACTTCGCCTGTGAGGCTTTCGAGGAAGGCGACGATGTCGGCGACGTCGCCGTCGGAGAGATCACGGCCCAGTTGCAGCTTGCCCATCACGCGCACGGCATCGGGCAATTCCGCCACGGAACCGTCGTGGAAGTAGGGCGGCGTCACGGCCACGTTGCGCAACTGCTGCACCTTGAAGATGAACGCGTCCTCGTCCTTCTTGGTGTCCTGGAAGCGGCCCTTGTCGCGGCCCTTGAAGATGTCGATCTCGGTGCTACCCGTCAGGTTCCAGTAGTCCTGGGTCAGGCCGAACTTCTGGTACATCTGCCCGCCGACGGCGACGCCGTTGTGGCAGCCGGCACAGCCGATGCCGATGAACTTGTCGAGGCCCTGTTTCGCCTGCGCGCCCAGCGCGGCGGTGTCACCGGCAAGAAATCGATCGAAGGGGGCGGGCGTCAGCAGCGTGCGTTCGTACGCGCCGATCGCCTTGCTCCAGTTCTCGGCGGTGACGGGTTCGGCCTGGCCCGGGAAGGCCTGCTCGAATTGCGGGCGGTAACCGGGAATCGCCCGCAGGCGCGCCTCGGCCGCCGCGAAATCCTTGTTGCCGTAGGCGAGCGGACTCACCAGCGCCTTCAGCGCCTGCTCTTCGACGTCCACGCGGTTGCCGCCGTAGTGCTGCGAGAACTGCAGTGCGGTGTTGAACACCGTGGGCACGTTGCGCGGCAGAACCTTCCCCGAGTTGCCGACGGAGCGCGGCAGGGCGTCGGTGCCGTAGTACATGGGCTGGTGGCATTCGCCGCAGCTTTGCTTGCCGTCGGTCGAGACGCGGGTCTCGAAGAAGAGGGCGCGCCCCAGTGCGACAAGCTGGGGCGTGATCGGGCGTTCGGGCGTGCTCGCGTCCGCAGGCAAGGGCTTGAACAGCGCCCGTGCCCGGGTGAGCAGCGCGTTGTCGGCGTCGTCTCCGGCAATGACGCTGCCGAAGGTGGCGAGGGCGAGGGTGGATGCGACGGTCGTCGCGAGCAGGGCCTTGCGCATGGCTGGGTTCTCCTCCGTCGGTTCGGGGCCGTGCCGTAGCCGTACGACCATGGCCCGTGTTGTATCGCTATGGTAATCGACGTCGCGACCGGCGTTGGCGGCCCGCCGCGGACCGACCGAAAACGGTATCTCCGGAGTGTCGATCAAGTGCGCCGGTGCCTCGGTCAAGCCGCTGCCGCAACTCCGGACGATCGGACAAATCACGTCGACGCGCAGCCGAGTATCGAGCGGGGGCGATCGACACAATGCGCCAGCCTTGAGACGCCGAAGCGGCAAGCGAGGCGGATTCATCCCCTACATCGAATCACGGAGGTTTCATCATGCAAACGACACAGACCCGCCCGGCCGACACGGCACCCGAGGCGACCCCGCAACCCGACTTGAAAGCGATCAAGGCCCGCCAGCAGGTGACCTGGGCCTCAGGCGACTTCGGTGTCGTCGGCACCACGCTGCAGATCGTCGGCGAATCGCTGTGCGAGGCCGTGGACCTGTATTCCGGCGAAGCAGTTCTCGACGTGGCTGCCGGCAACGGCAATGCGTCGCTCGCCGCGGCGCGCCGGTTCGCGAACGTCACGTCCACCGATTACGTGCCC carries:
- a CDS encoding c-type cytochrome, with the translated sequence MRKALLATTVASTLALATFGSVIAGDDADNALLTRARALFKPLPADASTPERPITPQLVALGRALFFETRVSTDGKQSCGECHQPMYYGTDALPRSVGNSGKVLPRNVPTVFNTALQFSQHYGGNRVDVEEQALKALVSPLAYGNKDFAAAEARLRAIPGYRPQFEQAFPGQAEPVTAENWSKAIGAYERTLLTPAPFDRFLAGDTAALGAQAKQGLDKFIGIGCAGCHNGVAVGGQMYQKFGLTQDYWNLTGSTEIDIFKGRDKGRFQDTKKDEDAFIFKVQQLRNVAVTPPYFHDGSVAELPDAVRVMGKLQLGRDLSDGDVADIVAFLESLTGEVPAQFAAVPSLPIGGYKRQ
- a CDS encoding CNP1-like family protein — its product is QQYDSRGNVIPGTEPPPKIDKIPKERATEREMPPPPPPRPENLLQIDVPHYPGREVYLDRAAFSIGPDEIIRYTLVATAASGQKQVTYEGVRCGPDEWRGYFLARPDGGWTKDFTAQWQRVSDAGPAAIRYLLAKSYFCTPQGRPVATLEDVFDRLTSSSVLRRDR